AGCTCTGGCCACGCACATGACAAACCTCCCTAAAACGTGACGCTGTTACCCGGGGCTTTCGGACAGAGTGCCAATCAAGTGATGCACTCTGTTCTTTGGTGGCATGCTCTATCTTATGTGCCATATCCAAACTTACTGCCAGTGACTTCATGTGTAGTTGTCCATGTTCACTATGGACAAACAAGCAAACAGATGTGTCAAAGCTGTGACCAACTAGTGGCAGAGGTGGCGGTGGTGGGGCATCCTGATGGTGAGTAATGTTGGGTGTTGTTGCTGCTGGCTGCTGGTATGACAGCACACTTCCATACTGAACTTTGCCAAAGGCAGAATCAACCAAAGGATCATCATTCGACATCTCCATAGTGGTGACCAAAGGGGCTACAGCACTGGCAAAGTCCTTATATGCCTCTGCTATTTGGAGGAATGAGAGGTCAGGCAGCTCACTGGTGACACCCTTGTAAAGGGTACtcctgaaattaaaaaataagtattaagcaaaaaatacatttccttAGTTTTAATCAGTCTAatctttcatatttttctttttaaattaaaatttttcaaatgtttcattttatattaatctTCTTTAGTATGAGCTGATGAATTTGACATGAATAGATGTAAGTGTTTTTAATACGATTAAAAAAACATGCCCttaaaatgctgttaaaaatCAATTCTAAGCAAATATTGCTCCTTACGCCTATCTGCAATACTtaattctaatataataatatagttgCTGTAATAGTAAAAGATTTCAACAAAAATCAATTTGCGTCCAATGGTTTAATTATTGTTTAcactttttgaaatgtaaacgtgtaaaaaaaataaaaaaaaaaataagtaaaatactaCATTGAAGAATTTTTGTGTTGTACCTTAACCCCTCAGCAAGCTTCCTCTCTTTAGGTCTTGCAGACAGAACCAGCATTctgttgacaggaccaggcttGATTCCCTAGAAAACACACAGGGgccataaaattaataaaatcattattacaaCAAAATTTGTAATACTAGATTACAGGATTTCTAAATAATCACTGTCCACAGAAATGCTGTTAGTGACTAGTTATGTAGAAAAAGTATGTTTCCTAAAAAGCAGTGTTTATGTTACCTCCATAGTAGTACCTacaaagctaataaaaaaaatcaacttaatGCTCAgtgcatttattaatgtattgcaTTTCCAGTAGTtcagtttttatataatttgtatatgcaaattcaatttaaattaccATTGTTCTGGGTTTGTGCCAGCTCTGCTCCATTTCAGTACAGCTGTGAACTGGAGGAACTGCACTGATGCCAAGCTGTGAGTAGTGGGCTGCTTGGTAGAGTAATGCAACAATGTGGTTGCACAGTGCTGTCCCAGCAACACAAGAACAACAGCTCTGTGACAGTATTACAGGACGAGAGTCCTTTAATACAATCTgtgaatataattaaattaaacaaaaacaagaattaggaattaatgttaTATGTAAATAGATTCTAAACCCATATACTGTAATTACTACTATCTTTAAATTGAAGCACGTATGAACCCATTTACTGACTATGCCTGTCTTTGTACAGCTGTAGAACCCACAAACAACTTCTgtttaaaaattgcatttcattTAGAGTTCAGCTGTCTTTTGTGTTCTCCTACTCTCAATCTATGGGGCTTCTCTGACTTCCTCATCGACCTGAAACATGTCGCCCTCACGCTGACTTCTCCTGTGAACTGATCCTTACTGGAAACTGAGAAATTACTAAAAGTCAGTAACAATTCGTTTTCCATAATTTGTATGTACACTGCACAAACAAGCACTTTAGGCATAAGGGAAAACACGTAAAACTATACATTTAcgtttaacaaaatatataaataatacaaagacCGCTATGACAGGTCAGGAACGGAGACGCTAAAGTTAGTCGGATTTAGCATGAAATGAGAGAATACTCACCTTCAAAGTTGTCGATGTAGCTCGAAATATATAATTTGAAGCCCTTCTCCTTCTTACTGTTGGGTGTGACAGCTGACTGCCTCACAATACGATTAACGTCATTCACCGTAATCGCGGGAAGCTCTTGTAAACACCGAGTGTAATTTGCCATCGTCTCCACAGAATTCTTCACACAGGCGCAGCACCGGATGTAGATGAGCGGACTGAGACAAAATGCGGAAGTAATCATGCATAGAGTCTAttgatagcctaaatgcactgtaaatcgctttggataaaagtgtctgctaaatgcatacaattttatttaatttaaaatttaattttaatttaattaaatttgtaatttatacTTATCAGCgtctgttatcaagaaataaTATATTAGAATTGAAATATATACCTAAATTAAAtgagtattaataaaaaaatatatatataatttagtattatttactaataaagaattcatattataataactgtaatttagtattatttttagaatttatttaaaaatgttgaagtGCAAATAAACCCAATAGGTAATATTTccagcttgctctattctttttttattctatctgttttctttttatttattataatatttaaaatcccatgctacatgtactgtgttaacctaactgagacttgttatagcacttatatatcattgctctttttgttgtttttgtttgcttccactgtcttcatctttaagtcgctttggataaaagcatctgctaaatgaataaatgtaaatatatatatgtaaatgtaatatatatatatatatatatatatatatatatatatataattatttttttaattacctagatctatattataattatacaacATACAAAAACTAGCCAAAACACATCTAACAGAacaaaagtttattatttatttatacaacattaaagtgctttttaaatTAACGAAATGTAATATTAATCTTTATAGAAGATACAGTACAATACAACAATCTTCAAACTTCATATTCATAGCAGATTTAAAACAATCCTTTTTGTGGTGGTTTATTTAGCTAAAGTTTTCTtgatattgtcagtttacacaaataaaagctttaaataatgtattattcttATGACCAAAAATTGagtattttaagttgtttacacTGTTGACAGGAAAAAAATGGACGATGCACCAGCAGCAGTGGCTCACAGTTGAATTGGGCTGCAGCTCTCCCTTCTGAATACAGACAGCCGCGGGTGTGGCAGTACCTcaccaaaatattcatttttaatatttgtatagaaatgtacagtaggctatatagacatttatattggacatttatatagaaaataataaatggtAAATGTGTTCACCATTCTGCAGCAATGTTAGTAAGTATTTTTAGACTATATTAAGTTGTAAAGTGCGCTTGATAAATTGAAATTTAACGCAGGACTTCGACGCGGGTGCTATGAGACAGTGTCAGAGCTCCACAATTTTCCCATGTAAATGTGGTGAAAAATGTAACTGCATCACTTATGCATCGCTTATTTTCACGTTGCCTTGATCTATGacattgtattgttttatatgtCTATTTGTTAATAAGGGATTTATGGACACGTCAAGGATTTTAGATCTGTAGAGTAAAagccatagtttttattttgaaatagcctAACAAATATCAAATCCTACAAAATTAGCAGAGAGGACCTAATTAATTGGCTAGCATGTTAGTGTTATTATCTAACAAATAcgtttaatactttttatattattatttaatattttcatgaatTAGATGTAGATTTAATACATCTTTGCGTTCATTAATTTGTCATATTTTAACGTTGTTGTGTGACCATAtaatagggactttaagcaacagcctctggtggaacggcaacgccattctggcgttgtattgcgcatgcgcgaatttaactgctactttgtgacgttctactttaacggtctactacgggagaacagctgatttgccggagtcgctacaatgTGAGAGATTAGGTAAATAAACGTTATTTTTTATGGCATATGACACTGTAATTTGCATCAGTTTATGATTGTACCACTTgtgttttatataatatgtgttaaaatgttttaaacttaagctaattttaaagattttttccgTTTGTATAAAGATATGTCTGTTGTTAGCAACAATACCTCAGGCTGCATTGAGATTAGAGATGATGTGAAGCGAACAATGTAAGTATTGCATTTATCCTTCTCAAAATCCATGTTAAATGTATTACtatgctattaaaatatttttaattgggtAAAGTAGATTAACAGATTAGAAATAGATTATTAGTAGATGTAATAGAtgtattagttatttttattagttatctATCAAGACTGTTAATTATACTTACTTTCAAAAATTAGCTATATTTACTTCATGTTTCTTGTTGATTAGAGTCCCTATGGAGTGGAAAGAGCAACACGATGTGCTTCTCTGTAGAGAAATCCTGCTCACAGAACCATACAGGTACAAAAAGGGCAGTGTTGACAAGGGCAAGGCCTGGTCAAGTATAGCAGACACACTGAATTGCTCTCAAGAACCCAAATTCAGAGTTATGCAGAGGTCAGTGAGGGAGAGATTCAACTTGATTCAGACGAAATACAAGGCCAGAAACAATAAAGACGAGAAGAGCAGTGGAACATCTGCAGAAAAACAGAACTTGATGAACTAATTGAAGAAataacagagaaagaaagagcagcTGAGGAAAACAAAGGGAGTGATGAGAGTATGAGGAAGTTAGAGACGGACAGGGCCAAAGCAGAAGAGGCAAGGAAGAAGGCCATGGAGAGGGTTAGCCAGACCAACGGGAGGCTTAGTGGAGAGGGAGAGGACTGGACAAACAACAAACGTAGGAGAAGGAGCGGGAATGAAACCATTGAGTTTTTGAGGGAGAGAAGCCAGACTGAGAGGGTTCTATGAGAAAAGGAATTGGAATTGAAAAAAATACAGGTTGAAGAGCAAGCAAAAGAAGCACAacaaacacaaaagcagatgAGTGACATGATGCAACTAATgcaacaacagcaacagcaaaTGCAGGTAATGCAGACTATGCTACTTCAGCAACAGCAACAGCAAGGGTAAGCATTACTTAGCCTCATTGAAAATATGTCAAAGAAATGATTATTCttttgcaatttaaaaacatttatttgtgatttCATTCATAAAACATTTCAATGTATAAATCcttctattaataataaaatataaaatctgttaacataaaatagcatatttttaataacatgtagcctatactttattattttactttatgtgtATTGTGTATTTGTGTAAACTAACTATGTAtactatatttttgttaataataaaataaaaaatgtgttattagaAAATGTC
The nucleotide sequence above comes from Carassius gibelio isolate Cgi1373 ecotype wild population from Czech Republic chromosome B3, carGib1.2-hapl.c, whole genome shotgun sequence. Encoded proteins:
- the LOC127953415 gene encoding uncharacterized protein LOC127953415, with product MEQSWHKPRTMGIKPGPVNRMLVLSARPKERKLAEGLRSTLYKGVTSELPDLSFLQIAEAYKDFASAVAPLVTTMEMSNDDPLVDSAFGKVQYGSVLSYQQPAATTPNITHHQDAPPPPPLPLVGHSFDTSVCLFVHSEHGQLHMKSLAVSLDMAHKIEHATKEQSASLDWHSVRKPRVTASRFREVCHVRGQSSAEHLAERIYKGTRQTADMKRGLEMESAAIEEYCLLREVNYHPCGFLIHPDAHWLGASPDGIIFDPKEHHVFGLLEIKCPNVKSYVDCPYLKFNNGTPELKQQHAYYWQVQGQMLISGLDWCDFVIYAQDDMMVQRIYKDLKMFLNIREKADHFFFYFYLPRCLQM